One Aneurinibacillus migulanus genomic region harbors:
- a CDS encoding genetic competence negative regulator, translated as MRVERLNQDKIRIFLTFDDLIERGIEKDDMWRDIPKVHELFNDMMDQAQDEVGFTVNGPVAVEVFSLPAQGMVVIVTRGKTEAHDDAEDLDYDDIYEMQVTLEESDDVVYVFYDFEHLIELAHRINSKVIDGGSAYAYNGRYYLVFEEVDLAKDEYNDFIAVLSEYGEASTLTKHVLQEYGKVVVDSDAVKVLCRYFD; from the coding sequence ATGCGCGTTGAACGTCTAAATCAGGATAAAATAAGGATTTTCTTAACATTCGATGACCTGATTGAACGGGGAATTGAAAAGGATGATATGTGGCGCGATATACCAAAAGTGCACGAACTTTTCAATGACATGATGGATCAGGCTCAAGACGAAGTGGGTTTTACAGTGAACGGACCCGTAGCCGTCGAAGTTTTCTCCCTGCCGGCTCAAGGCATGGTTGTAATCGTAACGCGGGGTAAGACCGAAGCGCATGATGACGCTGAGGATCTGGACTACGATGACATATATGAAATGCAGGTTACGTTAGAGGAGAGCGATGATGTGGTCTATGTGTTCTACGATTTTGAGCACCTGATTGAACTAGCCCATCGAATCAATTCTAAAGTAATCGACGGGGGAAGTGCATACGCTTATAATGGGCGTTATTACCTCGTATTTGAAGAAGTCGATTTAGCGAAAGATGAATATAACGATTTCATAGCGGTATTGTCTGAATACGGTGAAGCTTCCACGCTGACTAAGCATGTTCTGCAAGAATATGGCAAGGTCGTTGTGGATAGTGACGCGGTGAAGGTTCTTTGCCGTTATTTCGACTAA
- a CDS encoding Glu/Leu/Phe/Val family dehydrogenase: protein MGEKDVVTESTVPANGSAEQQQESLDVLKSTQTVIAEALDKMGYPKEMYELLKEPMRMFTVRIPVRMDNGETRVFTGYRAQHNDAVGPTKGGVRFHPEVSEGEVKALSIWMSLKCGIVDLPYGGGKGGIICDPREMSFRELERLSRGYVRAISQIVGPTKDIPAPDVFTNSQIMAWMMDEYSRIREFDSPGFITGKPIVLGGSQGRETATAKGVTICIAEAAKKKGIDLQGARVVVQGFGNAGSFLAKFMHDAGAKVIAISDAYGALHDENGLDIEYLLDRRDSFGTVTKLFNNTISNKELLELDCDILVPAAIENQITASNAHNIKASIVVEAANGPTTLEATRILTERGILLVPDVLASSGGVTVSYFEWVQNNQGYYWTEEEVESRLREVLVRAFDNVYNTHVSRDVNMRLAAYMVGVRKMAEASQFRGWV, encoded by the coding sequence ATGGGAGAAAAAGACGTGGTAACCGAATCGACTGTTCCTGCGAATGGGAGCGCAGAACAGCAGCAAGAGAGTCTGGATGTGCTGAAGTCAACACAGACGGTGATTGCTGAAGCCCTTGACAAAATGGGATATCCGAAAGAGATGTATGAGCTCTTGAAGGAACCAATGCGCATGTTCACTGTACGTATCCCAGTGCGGATGGATAATGGCGAGACGAGGGTGTTTACTGGTTACCGGGCTCAGCATAATGATGCGGTTGGGCCAACAAAGGGTGGTGTTCGTTTCCACCCGGAAGTATCAGAAGGCGAAGTAAAAGCGCTTTCGATTTGGATGAGCTTAAAGTGCGGTATCGTTGATTTGCCGTATGGCGGCGGTAAAGGTGGTATCATCTGCGATCCGCGTGAGATGTCGTTCCGTGAATTGGAGCGCTTAAGCCGTGGGTATGTACGCGCTATCAGCCAAATCGTAGGACCGACAAAAGACATTCCGGCGCCGGACGTATTCACTAACTCGCAAATTATGGCGTGGATGATGGATGAATACAGTCGTATCCGCGAATTTGATTCTCCAGGCTTTATCACAGGCAAGCCGATTGTGCTGGGCGGATCGCAAGGTCGTGAAACCGCGACGGCTAAAGGCGTAACGATTTGTATTGCAGAGGCGGCCAAGAAAAAAGGCATCGACCTGCAGGGTGCGCGCGTTGTTGTACAAGGTTTCGGTAATGCGGGTAGTTTCCTCGCGAAATTCATGCATGACGCCGGTGCGAAAGTCATCGCTATCTCCGATGCATACGGTGCATTGCATGACGAAAACGGCCTAGACATCGAATACCTGTTGGATCGTCGTGATTCATTCGGTACGGTAACAAAACTGTTCAACAACACAATTTCCAACAAAGAATTGCTTGAGTTGGACTGCGATATTCTGGTGCCAGCCGCAATTGAGAATCAGATTACGGCATCGAATGCGCATAACATCAAAGCGAGCATCGTGGTTGAAGCAGCGAACGGACCGACAACACTGGAAGCGACCCGCATTCTGACTGAGCGAGGCATTCTGCTCGTTCCGGACGTGCTGGCGAGCTCCGGCGGGGTAACTGTATCGTACTTTGAGTGGGTACAGAACAACCAGGGCTACTACTGGACGGAAGAAGAGGTAGAATCCCGCCTGCGCGAAGTGCTTGTGCGTGCGTTCGACAATGTATATAATACGCACGTATCACGCGATGTAAATATGCGTCTGGCCGCTTATATGGTAGGCGTACGCAAGATGGCGGAAGCAAGTCAGTTCCGTGGTTGGGTATAA
- a CDS encoding bifunctional DNA primase/helicase, with amino-acid sequence MKSTEEPNLAPSLSNMNLEELVSYYENSLSPNAISFLKRKGIELETAEKYHIGFEGPQIGFNASQSKLSGYFTNHLVFPIYNETGHVVDLLGQPIQEVKPHNKMLLGKTDIFFNQAAIEEADEVMLCRDVFDVLTLEQAEIAAVCVPEYNVFKEAHAELLKGKRVFICYPNDESSRRESKRIQEILQGKADEVYTPYLPEGIRNINMFFNEIKEPKLKFMRLLRQTVEETIKEPIASDAKNLVVFMEEYCQRYKHEVNGIKTGFPELDDLLLGGMRGGLYMIQGYVSSGKSMFMRQVADQIAQQEIPVVYVTWDMTAFELWARSMARVLDVSTEEVLTGQVEAEKVQQANQEYKKVANHLFTIEGKFETSLYDIEDCVEQITKSLGTAPVVFIDHIQRVPVRDKDGRLMPGGNEALVAYMLHQWSRKWDIPIVVSSLKSNDEKDEMPVTVEASVDVLLVFERSKGEREHKQEEIIIRMHKNRNGSLGKLPFLFNKEKASFTPSKT; translated from the coding sequence TTGAAAAGTACTGAAGAACCGAACCTTGCACCAAGCCTGTCTAATATGAATCTTGAAGAACTTGTCAGTTACTATGAAAACAGCCTGTCACCTAACGCCATCTCATTCTTGAAGCGTAAGGGAATTGAATTGGAAACAGCCGAGAAATACCACATTGGATTTGAGGGCCCTCAGATTGGATTTAACGCCTCGCAGAGCAAGCTGAGCGGCTATTTCACTAATCATCTTGTATTCCCGATTTATAATGAGACGGGTCATGTGGTTGATTTGCTGGGACAGCCAATTCAGGAAGTGAAGCCGCACAATAAAATGCTGCTTGGAAAAACCGATATTTTCTTCAATCAGGCCGCCATTGAAGAAGCGGATGAGGTAATGCTATGCCGTGACGTGTTTGACGTGCTGACACTCGAGCAGGCAGAGATTGCTGCTGTATGCGTACCGGAATATAACGTGTTTAAAGAAGCGCATGCCGAGCTTTTAAAAGGAAAACGCGTATTTATTTGTTATCCGAATGATGAATCAAGTCGACGTGAGAGCAAACGGATTCAGGAGATACTACAGGGTAAGGCCGACGAAGTGTATACCCCGTATTTGCCAGAAGGCATCCGCAATATCAATATGTTTTTTAATGAAATCAAGGAGCCGAAGCTAAAGTTCATGCGGCTTTTAAGGCAGACGGTAGAGGAGACGATTAAGGAACCCATCGCCTCTGATGCCAAAAATCTGGTTGTGTTCATGGAAGAATATTGTCAGCGTTATAAGCATGAAGTGAATGGAATAAAAACTGGTTTTCCGGAACTTGACGATTTGCTGCTCGGAGGTATGCGTGGTGGATTGTACATGATTCAGGGCTACGTATCAAGCGGTAAGTCCATGTTTATGCGTCAGGTAGCGGATCAAATCGCGCAACAGGAAATTCCGGTTGTTTATGTGACATGGGATATGACAGCATTTGAGCTATGGGCCCGTTCGATGGCCCGTGTCCTTGATGTATCTACGGAAGAAGTATTGACAGGACAGGTGGAAGCAGAAAAAGTTCAGCAGGCGAACCAGGAGTACAAGAAAGTCGCTAACCACTTATTCACGATTGAAGGGAAATTCGAGACGTCTTTGTATGATATTGAGGATTGTGTGGAACAAATAACGAAATCGCTCGGCACGGCTCCGGTAGTATTTATTGATCATATCCAGCGTGTACCGGTACGTGACAAAGACGGGCGCTTAATGCCGGGAGGAAATGAAGCATTAGTAGCATACATGCTTCATCAATGGTCACGAAAGTGGGATATTCCCATTGTGGTTTCCTCGCTAAAAAGTAACGATGAGAAGGATGAAATGCCGGTGACGGTGGAGGCCTCAGTCGATGTACTGCTCGTATTTGAGCGAAGTAAAGGCGAGCGAGAGCATAAGCAGGAGGAGATTATTATTCGTATGCATAAAAATCGTAACGGCTCGCTGGGCAAGCTTCCATTTTTATTTAATAAAGAAAAAGCCAGCTTTACACCTTCCAAAACGTAA